Proteins from one Besnoitia besnoiti strain Bb-Ger1 chromosome Unknown contig00120, whole genome shotgun sequence genomic window:
- a CDS encoding cytochrome b (encoded by transcript BESB_021990), with protein sequence MSLFRAHLVFYRCALNLNSSYNFGFLVAITFVLQIITGITLAFRYTSEASCAFASVQHLVREVAAGWEFRMLHATTASFVFLCILIHMSRGMYNSSYSYLTTAWMSGLVLYLLTIATAFLGYVLPWGQMSFWGATVITNLLSPIPYLVPWLLGGYYVSDVTLKRFFVLHFILPFVGCILIVLHIFYLHLNGSSNPAGIDSALKVAFYPHMLMTDAKCLSYLIGLIFLQTAFGLIELSHPDNSIPVNRFVTPLHIVPEWYFLAYYAVLKVIPSKTGGLLVFMLSTCQ encoded by the coding sequence atgagtctattccgggcacacctcgtcttttatcggtgtgctctcaatctaaattcatcttataactttggtttcttagttgcaattacctttgtactccaaataattacaggtatcactttagcgttccgatatacttctgaagcatcttgtgcatttgctagtgttcaacatctagttagagaggtagcagcaggatgggaatttaggatgttgcatgcaacaactgcttctttcgtcttcttgtgtatcttaatacacatgtctcgaggtatgtataactccagctatagttatttaactactgcttggatgtctggtttagttttatatctacttactatagccactgctttcctcggttatgtactaccatggggacagatgagtttctggggtgctacagtcattactaatctcctttctccaataccatatttagtaccttggttactcggtggatactatgtatctgatgtaacattaaaacgattctttgtattgcactttatattaccttttgtaggttgcattctaattgtattacacatcttctatttacatttaaatggttctagtaaccctgcaggtattgattccgcacttaaagtagccttctatcctcatatgttaatgaccgatgctaaatgtctatcctatctaattggtttaattttcttacaaacggcttttggtttgattgaattatcgcacccagataactccataccagtgaaccggtttgtaactccgcttcatatcgtacctgaatggtactttttagcatattatgcggtgttaaaagtaatcccatccaaaaccggtggtttgttagtatttatgttatcaacatgtcaatga